CGGGTCCCCGTCAACGACAGGCCGCTCTTGATCAATGCCTGCAATCCACCGACACCGGTGACGCCAGGGAGTGTCCAGCCCGGGAAGGGAACGAAGCGCTCGACCGCACCGGTGGCCAGGATCAGCTGCTCGGCGCGCTGCACATCCACCCGGCCGCGGAAGTCGACGACGAGTTCGTTCGCGGACGGAGCGTCGATCACCCTCGCCTCGCTCGCCACGGTGACCCGAGCGGCCCGAACACGATCGAGCAATTGCAGCGCGGCGACCGGCAGCTCCGCCGCCCGCCGATGGCGCCAGATCTGGCCGCCGAGCGCGCGTCCCTGATCGATCAGCAAGACCTGCTTGCCGCCTTCCGCTGCCGCGGCCGCCGCCGCGAGTCCGGCGGGGCCACCACCGACCACGACCACGTCCATCGCCCGGCGGCGGGTCACGAGGCCGTCTCGACGCGCATGCCGTCGCGCACGCCGACCAGGCAACTGCGCACTTCCGTCGTCCCATCGATCCGCACCCGACACTCGTGACAACTCCCCATCCCGCAGATGGGGGCACGCGGCGCGCCGTGCTGATCGCGACGAAACGCGGTGATCCCGAGGCCAAGCAATGCCGCGGCGACCGTGGCGGAGGCGCTGACCCGGCGCGGCACGCCGTTGACGAGGATGGTGACGTCGTCGGTCATGCCGCCGCCTCGAGCGCGGGCATCGATCGGTCGGGACGAAACGGCGCGGGATCGACCGGCGGCGTGGTCCCGAGCAATCCCGCCACGATCAGGTCGGCGGTGCCCGGTGCCATGGTGATGCCGAGGCCTTCGTGCCCTGCCGCGATCCAGACGCCGGGGATCGCGGGCCACGGACCGATCAGCGGCAGCTTGTCCGCGGTGGCCGGGCGGAAGCCGACCCAGGTGCGCAGGGCGCGCAGCTGCGCCAGGCCGGGGAGATAGTCGGTGGCACGGGCGAGCATCGCGTGGACCAGCGGCCGGTTGATGGTCGGGTCGGTGCCCACGAGTTCACGTGAGGAGCCGATGAGCAGTTGGCCGTTTCGACGCGGCTGCACATTGAACGCGACCGAGGCGCCCCCGAAGGAATGGGCGGAGTGCAGATAGCCGAGTTCGACGAGTTGGTGATGGACCGTGCCGGGGCGTCGATCGGTGATCACCAGATGACCACGGCGTGGCACGATTGGAAGCCCGGGCACCAGCGCGGGACTCTCGACGCCGGCGGCCACCACGATGGCGCCGGCATGCAGCACCTCACCAGTGGCGAGCGTCACGCGGCCGGTGGCGATGGCCTGCACCCGCGAGGGCGCGAGCACGACGGCACCGAGCGCCACAGCCAGGCGGAGCAATTCGCGCGCGATGGTGGGTGGATAGCAGACCGCGTCGTCGCGAACGAGCAGGGCGCCGGCTAACCCATGCCGAAGCGCTGGCTCCTCGCGCTGCAACTGGGCGGCGGTCAGCAGCTCCGCATGCACCCCTGCCCCGCCATAGCCGGCGATCCGGTCTGCAGCACCCTGGAGCTCGGCGTCGTCGGCCGCGATCCACAGGGTCCCACAGCGATCCTGCTCGGCATCGGGCGGCAGCGTTTCGGCGAGGGTGTGCCATCGCCGCCGCGAATGCGCCGTGAGGGCGAGTTGCGCGGGGGAGTCGTCCATCACCACGAGGTGCCCCATCGCCGCCCCGGTGCTGCCACTCCCCGCGAAGGCCCCTTCGACAAGTGTGACGCGTGCCCCGGCTTCCGCCAACGCCAATGCCGTGGCGGTGCCGACGAGACCGGCGCCGATCACGATCACATCAGGCGCCGGCGCCGTGCTCACGCGAGGCCGAGGCGGAACGGGTCGGCCGGGTCGAAGCGGAGCGTGCTGCTCGCCGTGACGAAGGCGTTGCCGCGGATGAAGGGAATCAAGGCGTCGCCCTCGCGTTCGACCCATCCGACGAAGCGGGAGCCGACGATGCTCTCCTGCCGCCACGGCATGCCGGG
The DNA window shown above is from Gemmatimonadota bacterium and carries:
- a CDS encoding (2Fe-2S)-binding protein, with protein sequence MTDDVTILVNGVPRRVSASATVAAALLGLGITAFRRDQHGAPRAPICGMGSCHECRVRIDGTTEVRSCLVGVRDGMRVETAS
- a CDS encoding FAD-binding oxidoreductase, which gives rise to MGRTRGRRLDSLHPRQRLRHGEQHAPLRPGRPVPPRPRVSTAPAPDVIVIGAGLVGTATALALAEAGARVTLVEGAFAGSGSTGAAMGHLVVMDDSPAQLALTAHSRRRWHTLAETLPPDAEQDRCGTLWIAADDAELQGAADRIAGYGGAGVHAELLTAAQLQREEPALRHGLAGALLVRDDAVCYPPTIARELLRLAVALGAVVLAPSRVQAIATGRVTLATGEVLHAGAIVVAAGVESPALVPGLPIVPRRGHLVITDRRPGTVHHQLVELGYLHSAHSFGGASVAFNVQPRRNGQLLIGSSRELVGTDPTINRPLVHAMLARATDYLPGLAQLRALRTWVGFRPATADKLPLIGPWPAIPGVWIAAGHEGLGITMAPGTADLIVAGLLGTTPPVDPAPFRPDRSMPALEAAA